One window of the Octopus sinensis linkage group LG3, ASM634580v1, whole genome shotgun sequence genome contains the following:
- the LOC115209470 gene encoding uncharacterized protein LOC115209470: MAGRYRIVDSVLSVDAITQRSHHMRDIYAMRYADSTIQFLASVGLIHNSSECCNEQMYLASRNTVSDGKMWRCTVCKQYRSIRRDSFFAGSHLSLTCILELMYYWAIIDCKQKVVMGEVEIGREAIVNWYNYFRDVCAMWCFDHPVQLGGEDVVVEIDESKFMHRKYHRGTYREGHWVLGIIERSSLRCVLVPVQDRSAATLLPIITRHVLPGTKIITDSWRAYNSLPNHLTVNHSVNFVDPNDASIHTNTVEGMWSHVKSNYRKMHGTSDNLFSTYLHEFCWRRYNSSNTFMSFIKCIRQYYPV, translated from the coding sequence ATGGCTGGACGATATAGGATTGTTGACTCTGTCCTTTCCGTTGATGCGATAACTCAAAGATCTCACCATATGCGAGACATTTATGCCATGCGTTACGCGGATTCAACAATCCAATTCCTGGCATCTGTGGGATTGATCCACAATTCATCGGAATGTTGTAATGAGCAGATGTACCTTGCATCACGCAATACAGTATCCGATGGGAAAATGTGGAGGTGTACTGTTTGCAAGCAATATCGTAGCATTAGGCGAGACTCGTTTTTCGCGGGTTCACACCTATCATTGACTTGTATCCTCGAGTTGATGTATTACTGGGCGATAATTGACTGTAAACAGAAAGTTGTGATGGGCGAAGTTGAAATAGGACGAGAGGCAATTGTCAACTGGTACAATTACTTCCGCGATGTTTGTGCCATGTGGTGTTTTGACCACCCTGTGCAACTTGGAGGAGAAGATGTTGTTGTAGAGATCGATGAATCCAAGTTCATGCACAGAAAATATCATCGTGGTACTTATCGAGAAGGCCATTGGGTCTTAGGCATTATTGAGCGCAGTAGTCTGAGATGTGTCTTAGTTCCTGTGCAGGACAGAAGTGCAGCAACATTGTTGCCCATTATTACCCGCCATGTATTGCCAGGAACTAAGATTATCACAGATTCATGGCGAGCATATAACAGCCTACCCAACCATTTAACTGTGAACCACAGTGTTAACTTTGTGGATCCCAACGATGCCTCAATCCACACAAACACCGTGGAAGGGATGTGGAGTCATGTAAAATCCAATTATCGGAAAATGCATGGAACGTCCGATAATCTGTTTTCGACATATCTGCATGAATTTTGTTGGCGACGTTACAACAGCAGTAATACTTTTATGAGCTTCATAAAATGTATTAGACAGTATTATCCTGtatga